The nucleotide window tgtaatttaataattcaaTGAGCCACATAGCATGAAATTGTTAATGTTACAAAGTTACAGATTTCATGAAAATCCCCGTTTAACTAAGTAAAGTTATCAACTGCCAGTAGGAAAGTTCAGCACCTGAAGTATTGCAGCCCTCACTCAAATtcagaaaaccaaaaatgaggggaaaaaaagaacagaCTTTGGAGCACAATTGtttaaataaagaagaaaactttaTACCCATTATGAATAAGTTCTATGAAATTAACAGACTGACCAATTTATACCCagaaaaaaagtagaaaagaTGAAGACCCATATGGAATTAATCTCCCCAAAACACTCACAGacataaaagaaagagatttttCACTCACAATGACGAAGTATGTGGCCACCAAGAGAAACCCAGAAGACCCAAAAGCGCGCCAAGTGAGAGTACCAAGCAAGAAAGCAGCTGCAATGCCAGAGACTGAGAGCCCAGAGACCAAAATCGGAGAACCCAATAGAAAGATCAAGAGGTTGCTTAGGATGGCGGACTGCCACGTGGGAGGTGATGATTGGATCAGGCTCATTACCTCTGATACTGCACTCTGCACACTGGCTGCTTGAGGCTTCATCATGATCTCTTTGATGGGTTTCCTGTGGCAAGGGCTTGGAATTAGGAAATTTCTGGGGAgaatggaggaggaggagcggTGGGATTTTAATAAGGAAGGAACTGGAGGAGGTTTGATGTGTAATAGGAGATGAGTTGACAATGCCATTTCTTTTGTGTgggtttttggattttgaatgCGGGTTGAGTGTTTAAGAAGATTTCTATTTGGATTCTAGCAGAGTCAGTCCATACCAAGTGTCAATGTTTTTGTTGGCCAAATCAGGAAGGGGAATGATCCtcttctcacacacacaaataatgTGTTATTAAAGTTTAAACATGAGATCATTAATCTTCAAACTAAAATTATGAAGTGTCAATTTTGATATTTCTATTTGGATCTTAACCCAAACTcacataaattaataatatcaaGTGATAATATAGAGCTCTatcatgtttcttttttgtggtAGGTAGCTACAACTACTAAGGAAGTGATTCTCTGAAGAAAAACACCTCCCAAATCAGTCCTAAATTAATAACAAAATGAAACATTTTTCGACATTAGAAAGAGAAGTACACCAATAATTATGGATTCTATTAAACgaactctaaaattaactgagtatacCCTACcaccaaactatttattacattactaatttaccataatataaaatgacaaaaaacgatatattgaattgtgaaacaaatgtaattttaataagtacaccttaCTCTCCATATTCAAACCTAATTTACCCTTAGCAGatccatttttcttgatttcagCTTTATACTCTTGCACTTGAGTTTGAGGAACAAGCTCGGATTTTTCCATATGATTCTCATCTGAATGTCCTTGACTTTTTATGCTAACCTCCCGATCAACTTCATTGGAATTTTTGTTTAAGCATATGCTTTCCCACTACatttttttagagagagatATTCTTCCTTTAAATTGTTTATCAATTGAAGTCTTTTTCGAATCATATTCAGTATCATCTCAACAAGCATAACTCCATTTGTAGCTCCTGTTGGTATTGTCCATTTTTAATTCAATGGAATGAAGATCACTATCACCACCTGAGCTGTCTTCATCATCACACTATTCTCTATATCCAACAATttccattccattccattcTTTCTTTGCGCTCTAAAatgatatgaatttttttttttttaaaaaataagccTCAAGTTATTTGATTCTTTTCAAATATGGTGTTGTGTGATAGAGTGTATTATGGGTATTTTTAGTAGTTAAATAGGGcgtacttaattaattttatattttaatctaAATATTAAAATGTACTTAAATCATAAGatgtactcaattaattttagaattcaTTTATCAACACCcataattatttgaaaaagagttttttcttcaataaaaAGTAAGCTTTTTTATTTACACTAAGCTCAACTTTGACAATAGCGAGGGTAAATTCCAAATGTTaggtttttattgtttgtcagggaaagaaatgaaaacgtGAAACAACGAGGGAAGCGGTGCGTTTTGATCTCTGTCCATCTGCAAGTAGACCATCTTATCCTCTTTATCAACAAAGACTTGAAAAGCCCAACCCAGAAAGTGTGTGAGACTGAGACACAGAATGACTATACTCTCGCTCTcagcttcatcttcttcctttatGCTCTCATCGTCCTCCACTTGTTCTTCTTCAACAAAACccccattttcttcttcctcaaagaATGTCATTAAAACCCCATTTGTTGGGCTCTCCGCGGCACCACCACAAAAGCTTTGGCTTCCCACAACCACCAACCTGGGTTTTGACAATGGAAGCAACCCAAGACGAAGCTTCGAGGTCTTCAGCACAAAGGAAATCGCTCGCGTCCCCCTAGATCAACGCTGGATGTTCGAGGACGACGAAGTCGGCGGCCCGGTATGTACTCCTCACACACACTTTCTCTCCATACATATCTTGTGCTGTTCTTGTTTTCTGATAAAATGCGTCaaatttaaatactttttaacttttattttgaatttttctgagTTAGAACTGTAGACCCAGAAAGCAAAACAgtgaaagaaataaatttgaacGTTATGTGTGCTCAAGAGTTGTGTTTTATGCTTGAATCCTATGTAATCACAGGCTTTTGTGAATTTGTTTAGCTTTGAACAGTTCTCCAATGTGAAAAATTGTAACAAATGAGTAGTCTTATAGAACACTGTGGCTTTCTATGCATGAAACTTCTGTCGAGTACATGTTTTGGGTCTGTTTATGAATATGAATATGTATTACATTACATGCATCTTTATGAAATGTTGGTCTACAAATTGTTGATGTCTAGATGTACTTAGGTCCTGACTCGGTTAACTGACTCAGTTGGTTTTCTCTGAAGTGGTACattgtttttctatttccctctctttcttcaGGACATTTGGAATAATACATGGTATCCAAAAGCTGCAGACCATGTGAATACTGAAAAGCCGTGGTATATTGTGGATGCCACGGACAAGATTCTTGGAAGAATGGCATCCACAATTGCGATTTACATCCGCGGGAAGAATTTGGCAACCTACACCCCCAGTGTGGACATGGGGGCATTTGTCATTGTGGTATGTAGAATACTTATGCCGCATTCTCTTCATTATCATTGCTCTAGATGCAGACTAAATCTTGATCTTCCTTTGATGTATATGGTAGTGGTTGAGGAGTAGTTCTTAAGGTTTCTTGGATAGTGTGAAATTAGAGTCTTTATCACTGTTTAGTCCTGAATTTAGATTAATGAAAATATTGAACATATGATGCTGATGGGTGAATTCTCTCATGGTGCGATGTCTTTCGCTCTTTTAATCTGCAAGTTTAGCTCTGCAAATTAGAATTGTCTTCATCACTTTGTAAGGCATTTAGGCTTGGGAGTGTGTGTTGGAGGTGCTGCATGGGTGTCTTGAATATTAGAATGCATAGACTCTGAAAATCCttggtatttattttatgcttcCAGTTAGATGCCAAGTTAGATTATTATATGGGATATCTTAGAAATGgcttggattagtgaaataattTTGAGATAAATGgttacaaaaaaaatctacAATCTTTTCCTTTCTACTTGTATCATTGCCATCGTGTG belongs to Prunus persica cultivar Lovell chromosome G4, Prunus_persica_NCBIv2, whole genome shotgun sequence and includes:
- the LOC18779245 gene encoding protein VTE6, chloroplastic isoform X2; the protein is MALSTHLLLHIKPPPVPSLLKSHRSSSSILPRNFLIPSPCHRKPIKEIMMKPQAASVQSAVSEVMSLIQSSPPTWQSAILSNLLIFLLGSPILVSGLSVSGIAAAFLLGTLTWRAFGSSGFLLVATYFVIGTAVTKVRMAQKEAEGVAEKRKGRRGPGSVIGSSAAGCICAFLAIFGAGGIGYSRLWQLGFVASFCTKLSDTVSSEIGKAYGKTTYLVTTLKVVPRGTEGAVSVEGTFAGLLAAILLAFVGGLMDNCP
- the LOC18778427 gene encoding 50S ribosomal protein L13, chloroplastic, with translation MTILSLSASSSSFMLSSSSTCSSSTKPPFSSSSKNVIKTPFVGLSAAPPQKLWLPTTTNLGFDNGSNPRRSFEVFSTKEIARVPLDQRWMFEDDEVGGPDIWNNTWYPKAADHVNTEKPWYIVDATDKILGRMASTIAIYIRGKNLATYTPSVDMGAFVIVVNAEKVAVSGKKRTQKLYRRHSGRPGGMTVETFDQLQQRIPERIIEHAVRGMLPKGRLGRALFNHLKVYKGPDHPHEAQKPVELPIKDKRIQIQK